A section of the Triticum dicoccoides isolate Atlit2015 ecotype Zavitan chromosome 7A, WEW_v2.0, whole genome shotgun sequence genome encodes:
- the LOC119328020 gene encoding RING-H2 finger protein ATL16-like, which yields MGAPGAAPLAGNSFVILSVAVVGILATSLLLLTYYLFLTRCGLASLRRDHEDDVATQHHHHVVYSTAPEPSRGLEEAAIRRIPTLRYRESKQPQAPQAQAASECAVCLSEFQEGERLRLLPPCLHLFHIDCIDAWLHATANCPLCRAAISGSACQPQPHIILSQIDIVNVLQLQADHTVIDIDSPFRGETSDVGADGDGVPATIVSMGDERNDPRREELLDVQQPMRRSLSMDSCNDKHLYLALQKVLRHHHSHSASPGEDRKGESSTPAAAASSRAAGRLRRSFLSFSHSRSS from the coding sequence ATGGGCGCGCCAGGCGCAGCTCCCCTAGCAGGCAACAGCTTCGTCATCCTCTCCGTCGCCGTCGTCGGCATCCTcgccaccagcctcctcctcctcacctactACCTCTTCCTCACCCGGTGCGGCCTCGCCTCCTTGCGCCGCGACCACGAGGACGACGTCGCCACGCAGCATCACCACCATGTCGtctactccacagcaccagagccgaGCCGCGGCCTGGAGGAGGCGGCGATACGCCGGATACCCACGCTCCGGTACCGGGAGTCCAAGCAGCCGCAGGCACCGCAGGCCCAGGCGGCGAGCGAGTGCGCGGTGTGCCTCAGCGAGTTCCAGGAGGGGGAGAGGCTCCGGCTGCTGCCGCCCTGCCTCCACCTCTTCCACATCGACTGCATCGACGCCTGGCTCCACGCCACCGCCAACTGCCCGCTCTGCCGGGCCGCCATCTCCGGCTCCGCGTGCCAGCCCCAGCCCCACATTATACTCAGCCAAATCGACATCGTCAACGTCCTCCAACTCCAAGCCGACCACACGGTCATCGACATCGACTCGCCGTTCCGGGGCGAAACGAGCGACGTCGGTGCCGATGGCGACGGCGTACCTGCGACGATAGTGAGCATGGGAGACGAGCGCAATGACccgaggagggaagagttgttggaCGTGCAGCAGCCGATGAGAAGGTCGCTGTCCATGGACTCCTGCAACGACAAGCACTTGTACCTCGCCCTGCAGAAGGTCCTGCGCCACCACCACTCCCACTCCGCTTCTCCCGGGGAGGAccgcaagggggagagcagcacccccgccgccgcagccagcAGCCGGGCAGCAGGGAGGTTGCGGCGGTCCTTCCTCTCCTTCAGCCACAGCCGGAGCTCCTGA